A genomic segment from Comamonas terrigena NBRC 13299 encodes:
- a CDS encoding 16S rRNA pseudouridine(516) synthase produces the protein MQLQDILYSQGFGIRRVCSGLVQQGWVEVCVDGEMQRVTDSTLDLDTEGLKFRVQGVDWEYHEKGYVLLYKPAGTECSQKPSAHPSIYTLLPMPLRQRPNKNAIQGLQAVGRLDQDTTGLLLLSDDGQFIHRMSSPKKHVPKVYRVQAKHAVTAQMVERLLAGVVLDDDPKPVRAAACVQVDECTLDLTLTEGKYHQVKRMLAAVGNRVEGLHRWKIGGLELPATMEPGQWRWLTAADLELLRP, from the coding sequence ATGCAGTTGCAAGATATTCTGTATTCCCAGGGCTTTGGCATTCGCCGCGTGTGTTCTGGGTTGGTGCAGCAAGGCTGGGTTGAGGTGTGTGTCGATGGCGAGATGCAGCGCGTGACCGACTCCACGCTGGACCTGGATACGGAGGGTTTGAAATTCCGCGTGCAGGGCGTGGACTGGGAATACCATGAAAAAGGCTATGTGCTGCTGTACAAGCCGGCCGGCACGGAATGCTCGCAAAAGCCTTCGGCCCACCCCAGTATCTATACCTTGCTGCCGATGCCGCTGCGCCAGCGACCGAACAAGAATGCGATCCAGGGCCTGCAGGCGGTGGGGCGCCTGGACCAGGATACAACGGGTTTGCTGCTGCTCAGCGATGATGGCCAGTTCATTCACCGCATGAGTTCGCCCAAAAAGCATGTGCCCAAGGTCTACCGGGTGCAGGCCAAACATGCGGTGACGGCGCAGATGGTGGAGCGTCTGCTGGCCGGTGTGGTGCTGGACGATGACCCCAAGCCTGTGCGGGCGGCTGCCTGTGTGCAGGTGGATGAATGCACGCTGGATTTGACGCTGACCGAAGGGAAATACCACCAGGTCAAGCGCATGCTGGCGGCGGTGGGCAACCGTGTGGAAGGCTTGCATCGCTGGAAGATCGGCGGTCTGGAGCTGCCGGCGACGATGGAGCCGGGGCAGTGGCGCTGGTTGACGGCCGCCGACCTGGAGCTGCTGCGCCCTTGA